The Raphanus sativus cultivar WK10039 chromosome 6, ASM80110v3, whole genome shotgun sequence sequence CTTTGTAATTTCGCCGGCCTTCTGGAACTTCATTTGGACATGGTCAAGACGTGCTCCTTTGATGCTGACCACTCGACAATGTCTTCATGTTCTGGTCGGATGGATGATGCTCAATCAGTACTCGGATAGTACTCGACCGGTACTTGGATGTACCTCTATCCTGCGATTAAATCTTTCTTGCAGGTCCTCTCATGTCCCACGGTTCCTCTAGTCTCATGGCTTTGCCATACTATGGatactttcattttattattgactcATACATTCTTCTGGTCACTATCTCTAGATGATgtctcatgacttctttcattttgtcgtagacaatgctatgttttcgaaaacatacatgttaagtcatagaccttgtcatcacacgccaatatactcatatatggCTAAGGTATTGCAGCCTGATATAATGATGTGGTCTACCTTATACTTTGGTGGAACTTGGTTGGACCATAAACCTCGACCACTCTTATGATGATTggttcctttctttctttactGATGTATAGACATTCATTAGTCTCATATACTTCATTTGGTACTTGACCACACGTTTTATGATACTACCATATACTGGTCGATCTTTCCATTAGCCATATTACGCATGCTGGTCGATATGGTCGATCTGAACCAATTCACCACACTACTTTTGGTTATTCTTATGGACGATTGGGATGTATGGAGCCGGATGGTCTTTGGCATGAGAATTAATGGTTCTCTTTGCCTTCTCCTGCAACCATCTCACATTACACCATGTAATTGTGGCGTGCTGATCTCAACTCATACACGGCTATGATTTCTAGTCCCATCATATTCTGTCCAAAATCAattgataacttgtatcattgaaatcattgaaccattgaacctttctttaggttggtttgatataaacataaacacaaggaattataatatcctctataaggatctatggactgattgtacTAAGTATTCTCTTAGTCTTTCTTTATCATTTGCAGCTGCCttatttcagtccatgaatagcttaggaacaaaactattctatgagaatttcttttctcatctttctgatactaTTATcatctttatccagtgatcaatcatgctgcttactacatttctcttttcttatatccagacctttatcattttcgaatttgtagtagcatccaccacataggagtacatctccttataatctgttccttggtctctgtgagtatccttgtgtaatcaagtcattccttgaatgctttaaataggaatatgaacaccttagtccatgtctcacgatttcttttttttcccacacaagacctatttttcactggttttatcttatcagatggtgtttctatatatggccaatacacccatctcttttatagattctttgaatctttctttgaacccccacggtttcctttagtctatgaatgcattcttgtattctcgtgggttctgatcctcgcttatatcttttaaactcaagtgctatttccttatgcatctttatcttttatgtgtcgacacttcttttatagtgttccattgtgttccagacatgaactaatcgattagagatttcattcttactaagaaccttcatttaccttgcagtttggcgtcccaaactacatggtctggtatcttagatgtttagctgcgcagccttatctcaatgtctggtctggtttctcttatgacctcagatatgtcatttctatgcacctttcttttcatttctgaggttccttatcttatggaacatattggtctatctttagactctatagcaacttgattatgtctcttctaggacattaatttcgtggtgcttaagctggtatgacttagtcattctttttcttttcttttcgggtctaatctgtctgtcattcttttagctagctttgtatgatctttctttggacatcttaaatcatattctctggtccggggatcttgccaagacaaggatggttaatatcattccatttctttatacttgtaccagcttatttctttctccccctgatgttggatagtcggatttaatcataCAATCCGTgaacctggccttaatctgatcacccatatttggctcaaggtttcttataaaatcgtgggagaaagtattctcatatccaacatatattcccaatcttatctcatcttcttatgaggttccatcctagacggcacatattattgtggtggtctatacataatctcttaggatggtctatgtctggatcatgatcctttatcattcttagatgggaatatctatgttCACTTTATATGGcttgatgcatatttttattacatgtaaatccatgtgttcccaagcattagctagtgatctttgtatcacaaagaattcggccaagttctatcatggtcatagaccatgtcactcggatttttagtgttgttcatggaccacgggagtgtcatttctccccctcatgaacatgctataaatcttttagatgcttggaacattatagcctattgagtttcccttgtgtacatgttacacaacgtgagattctatgggataactcttttgtgccttttttgatatcaatctttgcatcaattttaaagacctggatggctagtccagtcatgccataaagtgtataaaattttgtggtcaacctatctggttacctaggccttttgcctttatcatactgatattttagcatagtttagatcagttgggagtacagtctcgaccatttttatgccttgggcaatttttactttctttataatcttaaggaacttatatttcttttgcctattggttcaatgtggaaaccattcacttttcaaaattttataactcaaatgggacttttgtttgggtgaataattcatgcctcttttaggcaatgcctttggtcggataattttaatttctatactcatttttaaatttttattttgtcatttatcaatcaagaaattatcaagcaaatcaaataagataatataaaaataaaacaactcttataataaaattgtaaatgacaagcaaatcaaaacataaatcaaGCCGACAATTCCCTTTATTATTCTGGACATGGCTTCTTTGGATTCATCCTTATTCTCTCTAGCCTTATTGGCTTCAggaagtctcatctcactggttttctttagtatctcattattcttctcagcttgtaatagatacgagatcaaattcgtataagtggtgaaacttttttttttttgtatgtatattgtaacaatagatcccttggatcagctgtgaggaatgtcttttccagtaaatcttcctctgttacctcttcaccacatagtttcaatttagaaacGATTTTGATTAGAGCTGAGTTATATTCATCTACGGACTTAAAGTTCTGAAATCTGAGATTTATCCACTCATGCCTagcctttggtaataacactattgtgtatctggattttaactctgtccaaaggtctagaggattctcaatatttagatactgatctctgagatcctcagtgagatgttggcgaaaaattgttactgccccatatttttcattttcagttgcaTACTCGCCTTTGATGATACATCTGTCAAGTCCTCTTATCTTCAGGACACTTGCAGTGTTCATGGCCCATTTTACataattatctccagagagattaagggctggataatccaaatttgacatctgaaaatatagattatagagtcttattatttgacttataatcagattcaaacaatgcattttggtttctttcaaccttttagttatgcaatgtgatttggtttctttcaacctctaaattatataatctaatccgatttattttagtcaatatagcaatgcaactttggtttctttcaacctttaaatttatgcaatgcaatccgatttttctttcaatctagcaatctagaaaatttctataattttttttttctttttatcaatccCTAATGATTCAAGTCAATTTCGACATTGATCAGGGAAATCATCTAGCAAGTAgactaaaatttaacaatttcaaTCGAAAAACACCTATTTGCAATcggatttcataaaaaaataggGTTTGTATAATTCTCAATCCTAAGCAGTTctaaacatcaagaacaactttaaaaaaaaatcaaactagaCAATCAGATCAATATTCAAGTCggaatcattaaaaaaaattagatgtttttggatgaaaaccgatcttgtttatgttttaggggattgatcgatttctaggtttaaggattcgatttgatcattcagatcaaggGGGTTTTGAGATTTAGAAACCATTGTGGTTtcgattttaattgtaaaacaatctcatatcgaacttttggtttaagagtttcgatttactcatggaaggatttggacctattaatctttgctagggtttgatttggggttttgcaaaattttaatggtcattcctttatcaatcaaccatgttcgattatgatttcttttagggtttcaaagtttacctttagaactttgaagtgtagatttggaccaccgagaacggATCAGGAGCTGGTCGCGTGTGCTAGGTTGAGCAAAAACCTCTTGTAtctttagaaaccttaatcaaaaacgaatcaaaacaagttagtatagatagatgaagCAAATCGCAGAACATAACAAAGTATAGAGAGAGGCTGCAGTTTAGGTtttttgattagggttttagagTAGTTGACGGCGCGGGTTGGAACGGAGCTTGAGGGCGCGTGTCAGATCGGATTGATACGAAGTTTGCGGCGATGGATTCTtcacgtcaagagcttcaatttgatatattacacgtcgcctggatccttacggtttgagagaacgaacggtttgaagtcgtcagatgagttttagaatttcagggttttaggtcactcgacggcgcgtcttagaatagAGTGTGAGGGCGCGTCCGGAATCAGATAGAGGCGAggccgacggcgttggattcgtctcgtcaagagcttcaattggatatattactcgtcgtcAGGTTTTTCAGGGTTGAAGAgatcgatcgatttgaagttgcgccgaaattagggtttttagggttacTGGCGGCGCGTATTGAAACAGAGCGTGAGGGAGCGTCCAAGATCGGATTGATACGAGGTttacggcgttggattcgtttcgtcgagagcttcgatttgatatgtggctcgttgtctggatccttacggttggagAGATAGAGCAATTTTAAGATGCAccgtttttagggtttttggtAACTCGGGTTTTTGGAGATcgtatcgtgctgataacgtgttgaaTAATGAATGGGAAAAATTACTCTGATCATCGACTAAACAGtcgtatatatacatgatacatgtaGTTATCCTAACTATAAGATAAACACCAAACTAGAAGTAGATAATGATGAAATAGAATATGTCGATCATATATATCGGTACATAACACATACATTATAATCTGTGGAAACTATTGACAGTGATATGATTCACCAAATCAATTATAAGGAGGATGCTCAGTTacctctaaattttacatttgtgtttttttaaatcttaaccAATTTATCAAAAACTTTAACAATTCATTTTAACACTGAAATAGTGATAATTAATTACTAATACACGTTTTGTGTGTGGAAATTTATTGCCAAAGCATTACGAAAAATACAATTCTGCTATTTTCTGCCCAGATATTATAATGGAGCTAGCTAGAATTATTAACAACATTACATGAATGTCTACCAACGAAAACAAGATAAAGAAATGTAacagtaaaaacaaaaatgatgcCATCGAAGTGATTTTTACATCTACggtatataaaaatctaaaaatttgtTTGAATAAATCTGAAAAAAACTATTGGATTCAATAATaagaaataacaaaatcaaGCTTCGACTCCGAAACAATGACCCTCATGGCGTCTTCTTCTTGGTCTTGGTCCTtaggggaggaggaggagcaagaATCTTGCCAGcataaattgctatatccgtcAAGATCCTCATATTCCAATTCGCATATACCATAGGCGTAGGGTGAAAGAAACTCGTCCTACACATCGAAATATTCACAAGCGCAAGAGCTTGATACGCTCTCATGAACCGATAATCTTTAAGATACAAATACTTCAACGCGTTGTCGAGATGAGCATCCACCAATCTATACGCTTTCCTGCAAGCAGAAAACTCTGCTTTGCTTCGAGGATCTTTGGCTTTGAGAAGAAGAGAGCCTTCGATGTTGTCAAGCGTTTCTATGGCGTTGATCCATGCTTTTGCCGCAGTCAGCTTCGCTATTGTCTTGATGGAGGTACGTCGTCTGATTAGCTGAGATGTGATGGTTTTATTACAGAACTTGAAGTCGATTGTTTGTTTGCAGATTCTGTTGATTAGGTCTTGTGTTGATGGGTCAGGGACGACGGAGAGGGAAGACGTGAAGGTAATGCAGATGAGAAGAGAGACGAGTAGGTGAACGAATGTCATTGTTTACAAAGTTGTTTAATGGTATGCTCAAGAATAAGCTAATTGGTGATATGATATGAACATTTATACTCTTTATCTCTACACGTACGTCTTTGTCTCCATAGAATTATTGTATATGTTCCAAAACGTAGTTGTTAGCCTTCTTTATATTATGATGGTACACGCCAATAATGATCGCGTTTTCGTGATTAAcgtaagaaaaaaatgattatgaAAATTTGTTTGGTGATTTGGTTGAAGGCAATGATGTTATGCTTATAGACTACATTTCTCAGTTCCTTTGGTTTGAAGCCTTTCCAATGTAAGTTTGTTGCATTTCTTTAATATTGTTTTGCCATCTTACTTTTCATAATGTGTTTAAGAACTAACTTAAGTGGGAGTGTTTATGTGAAATTATacgaaaatctttttttttttaaatacaaaaatcttTTGGTAGACGTAAACACTCAGTCGTATTAATTTGTTATGATTAGGGATTTAAATATAGAAAAGGTCCCACGATTAAAACTTAACAATGAGTTTGGTACATGGGATCAATTAATAAATGTTGCAGACTTTTGGAAACAATCAGCTTTGGTTACCAAGATGTGAGTGTGGTGATCAACCATACTGGTAGGTCAACCAATGGTCATCAACTCTATTAAAATTTCCCAAGAAAATAAAGAGATTTAGTTTccaaagaaaaatagaatgaggaaaattgaaaataataaacgacagcattttaaaaacaaaaactagtatcttttaattaaggaaacaacaacatttaggttcaccaaccaataggaagttgtcattttaaatctagtatcttttaattaaggaaacaaaataatttgccAAATTAtgttatgcttttaaaataaataaaaagattaaataaataaaaataacaatagttctaaaaaatattatttttaaaaaatatttatttataagatttagagtttagtgtttaagatttatagtttagaatttatccaaatgtttattgtttttccaagggttagagtttacccaagggtttagggtttacccaagggtttagggtttaggattagaatttaggatttagtattttgttgacaacatgtttagtgtttttccaagggtttaggggttacccaagggtttaggggttacccaagggtttagggtttaggattagagtttagggtttagtattagagtttagggtttagttgacaacattatttttttaaattcgtttttatatactatttttatttgtttttaaattttattttgaaaagataatataatttgacaagttatttgtttccttaattaaaagatactaaatctaaaatgacaatttAGGGAGTGAACCCTAGAGAGTGAACCCAAGGAATAACTCCAAAACTAGAAACAAATTTCTTTTCACATTCATTCTCgagtaattcttgggttcactctcTAGGGTGAACCTAGaagttcacccaccaataggatttcaccattttatattcaatatctcttaaaaaggaaataaaatattgtcaagttatattatgtttttcttttaaaattaaaagataaaagctcaagaattaaaataaaaaataataatagttgcaaaaaaatattaaaacttttttttaatacttttttttaataccatcagcaaaatgctagaccctaaaccctaaatcctaaaccctaaaccattgggtaaatcctaaatccttggacaaattctttttttttggacaaattctaaatcattgattttttaaattaattttagtaccgtcagcaaaacactaaaccctaaaccctaaatactataccctaaacccctgggtaaatcttaaacccttggataaatcataaaccctatgatttaaaatttatccaaatgtttaatatttacccaagggtttagggtatagcatttagggtatagaatttagggtttagggtttagtatttagggtttagtgttttgtcgatgacactaaaattatttttaaagttcttttttctttcaattaatattattttttatttattcttatcttttagttctaaaaatatgataatattttgtttccttttttaaaaaatattaaatacaaaatggtgaaatcctattggtgggtgaacctacaggttcaccctagggagtgaacccaagaattactctTCATTCTCCTCCCAATTCATGCTTAAATACAAAACTAGAAACAAACTAACTACTACGTGAACATGGACAACTAACACATCCATTACACCTTTTCACtaaacaaaacattaaataaagataaatgTTTGAAACCATTATTTTGTGTTAAGATTAATAATGTTGTGAGATTAAGTTTTGAAATTGACACTGGAAACTCCATAGAGTATTAGAGATCGAGGAAGAAATGAAGATTGATCCtccaataaaatattttcttacccGGTTTATTTTTATGCATCAATCTTACAATGTTCTAACCTTTATTTCTCTAAAGCCAAATGAGTGTGTTGTCTATGGATTGTGTGCAGAATGTGTTGCTTATGGAGTTT is a genomic window containing:
- the LOC108809565 gene encoding uncharacterized protein LOC108809565, producing MTFVHLLVSLLICITFTSSLSVVPDPSTQDLINRICKQTIDFKFCNKTITSQLIRRRTSIKTIAKLTAAKAWINAIETLDNIEGSLLLKAKDPRSKAEFSACRKAYRLVDAHLDNALKYLYLKDYRFMRAYQALALVNISMCRTSFFHPTPMVYANWNMRILTDIAIYAGKILAPPPPLRTKTKKKTP